The Lolium rigidum isolate FL_2022 chromosome 2, APGP_CSIRO_Lrig_0.1, whole genome shotgun sequence genomic interval TGTATCTCCAGCTTGCATTTTGATTATAAGGCCAAAAGGCCATGAATTAGTGTGCATTTCCATATTCCTGGTTCACTATTTTAACAGCTTCAAGTAAACCTTTAGTCATAGTTCTAAGTAATCATAATAGCATATTGGCATAATCTTAACCCAAGTAATTagatagttgttgttgttgttttcgaATGCACTAGTGCAGCATAAAGAACTAGTAGCTTCACCTGTATGCATAATAAGGGTATGGAAACATTCTTGATGGAATCTGAGCTGCTTGAGTTCGAGTAATAATCATCCACTGACTTGAAACCAAATGAAACTGCCACAATTGAAGTTTCTTTTAAGTGTAGTGTGCCAAtggtagaaaataaaaaatatatcattTCAGATTGAGGTCACTGCTAACCTCGGGTTAGCCCTTCATCAAAATCTCTAACGGTTTTTGCATTGGCTGCCTTTGGTATGTTGTATTCGCCGTCCAGTCCTTCAAAAAGCAGTGCATGCCTAAATTTTGGTAAGTTCCAAAAAAATTAAGTGTTTGAAAAGAGGCGTGAAACTAATTAGATTGGAGGAAAGGTGAACAATAGGTATACTTCTTAAATATGGTCCTGAGAGAGTTAGCAAGTGCTCTATCATAGATGTTGTTGAACCCTTTGTGGAAATCTTCATCTGCAATTACCAAATCAAACGGGTTGCACATGGACACTGCTCCAGAGAGAGAGCACTTATCAGTCTCCTGGAAACAAAGAATTACTGAGTAGGTTATGGAGATGCAGAGGAAATAGACCTTTTAGATCAATTTTATATAGGGATAAAAAGGAGTTGGTGCAATGCTAATCACTTTGATACTCAAAGAGGAGCAGAGTGCATATTGGCATATCTATGTTAACTAAGCATGATTTGCTACAAAAGGACTTAAGTGAAGTATAACTTTACTGAACATGACAATGGACAAGGGAAAAATGTTCTAATATTGAGTAGAACTGTAAATTTCTATATCACTGAGTACAGAGCTCACCTCACCAAGGTAGCGCACAAGAATATTTGCTCCGAGTGACCAGCCAGCAGCATAGATATCACACTCAGGGTAACGGGCCAAAACATGATTGACTACTTGACGGAGATCTCCAGTAAACGAAGCAGAATAGAACTGTTCATGTAAGAGGATAAGTGTCAACATATTTAGAAGCTAGAAGGGAACTCCAATTAGAGAGCAGACAGTAGGGGCAATTTTTCGCCAATGCGTGGTTTCTATTTTAGGGAaagataatactccctccgtttcaatgaaTAAATCTTACATTATTTTTATAAAATCAAATCACTAAATATAAAATCAATAACATCATCAAATATATTATATGATATCTATAGAATATTATATTTATTGCTGAGTTTTTCTATAAGTTCAATTAAACTTTGCTTGGCTTGACGAGCCTTATTTATTGAAACAGAGATAGCACAATGAGTATTGCTTGTAGTATTCGTACAGAACTTGACTGCGCTGAGAAAGCATCCGAAACACGAACGTCACTGTTGGTTGAGAACCTGTGAAAATGATAGGTTTGGATGGCTTAGGATGTTCTTGAAGCGTTTCAGCTTTATTTGTTTCTTAAATAGCTATTTTCTTTAGTTTCTATATTTCTATGTTTCGTTATGCTATGTATTAAGACATTTTGTTACTTCCTAGGTCCCCTCATCCACTGAGTACCAAGAGGCCGGACCATTGCTGATAACCAGAAAGAATGGTGTCAGCACTTCGCAGACAACATTTGAATATGCCTGTACTAAAGATTAAGTCAGCTAGAAGATGCCACTAAGTTTACGGACACATGACACACTACTTTTAAGGGTAAAAAGGTAAGAGGAAATATCATACACATGTAAACCTAATAACCTATTTTTCAAGCCATTGTCTGAGTCTGAGTACCAAAGATAGCCTCAGGAACTAGAcattgttcatgagattcatacCAATCAGCAGGTTTTGATGGAGCTTTTGGTACCTAACTTGCTGATGTCATACGCTCTTACTCCTAAGAAAAGCTCAAACAACCTTCAGCCATATAGTAATTAGTAAGTTCTGAAGTGAAGGCTACATTATCACACTGGATGCAAATTAACATATGATTCCTTTACATGTGGACTTGGTTTAATACCAAATAAAGTAAGTTTTTCCAAGCTGCTATTGTGTAGAGTGTTTTTTGCATAGTATAGAAGAAAAATGGAAAAGAACATAATTTTGAGAGGATAAATGGAGTAATAAATACTCTGCGGCACTACAAAAATATTCCAAGACTAAAGTACATCTGTTTTGAATACTCAGCAAATATGGGGACAAGTTAAACATAACAGCGTTGGCATGACATGGATGGATAGAGCTGATTCGGTAATTTGGATGCTTAACATTAAGTGCTTAACTGTCAGTTCCCTTTAACAAAGCTCTGAAAACTGTTATATCATATAAAACTGAAAGATTGGACTTTCCACATAAGTTTGTTTGTGAAAATGAAGAGTCCATTAAAAATTATGACAATCACATGGTTGTGTTTAAGAAAAGCAGTTTTTCTAAAGATGTTTTAATAAAAACAGGTTTAGGTGGGGATAAATACTGGCATTTGAGTGATCAAGAGCAAACTATTGAACACCTACTTTCTACCTGCCCAATGGCATTGTTTGTCTGGAATGTGACAAGGTGCGCCTTTGATGTGCACATAAAACAATTGTTTGTTCGGTAGTTAAACACATTAAGAAAGCAAGGAAAGGCACTAGTTACTATTGGATTGGAGACATTTTGGAGGACATGAAATCTGGCAAGCTTCCAGAATAACATACTGAATGATCCTGTTTTATATTAGTATGACCTGTCACTATCTATTCCTTGTCTTAGCTTCACGAGAGAAAAATGGAGGGGGCAAAACACGCACTGCATGCAGTGAGATTATGGCGGCAACCAGCGAGAGTAATAGTAGGGCCGTTAGGTTGTTTGCTTTGGTACGATACATTCACATGTTTTTTTACGCTACATTGGCTTATGTGAAATTCCAAGATGAGAGCAAACAGGTTTGCACTATTCATGCAAATTTACTTTTCCAGATACATTTTCCTTTTATTTGCAAATATTAATTAATTTCTCAGGAGCTATAATTATGTTTGCCACATTAAAAAATAAAACAATTGAAGTACCTTAGCTGTAGTCACAGGACTGCCTGCACATCCACGGCTATTGAATACCACAACACGCCATCCTTTGCTTCTAGCTCTCAAAAGCATATGCCTTACATATGTATCCTGACTTCCTCCTGTAAGACCGGGCTAACTCCCACCATCAAGAATTAGCCATAAGCTAATAAAAAACTATGCATACATGAAACTACAAGTAAACAAAGCGCACATACTACTGCAGACAAAGAGGTGCCAAGAAACAAAATGCTTATGTCAACAGTCATATATGCTTGCAACAAAGTTAAATTAACATAATAGATGCAGAAGACGAATTTAGACAACAATGCGTTCCGCTCTTAACTATGGTCAAAATTGTATTAGAATCCCCTATACTCTAGTGGAAGcctttgatttttcttttttatgGATTAGTAGTAAAATGCTTGGTTGGGCAGATTTTATGCTGAGTATTCGACTAAAGCCTTTGATTTACTGTTCACGgcatcctttttcttttcttgaggTGAAAGTTATGGAAGACTATTTTTTTTTCTCAGTTCACTTTGCGCAGCACCTTGAACAGTTAATGATGTTCAGATATTCCCTAATACTGAAATATGATCATGATGAATAATGTCACTAATTAGGAAATTGAACTGGCACATACGAATCCGATCCAAGGAAAAAAGCTTCTAACATACGAAGTAAAAAAATCCAGCAAAGATTTTCAAGCTGAGAAGCTTTTCCCCTGGTCACATTATCGTAAGGGATAAGGGTAAAATTCATTCATGTTGTTCATCATATGGGTTGTATGGTTAATTTATGTATCTGTTGCTTGATCAGTCGTCTTCATAAGTATGTTCACCCATTGTTAATGTACAGTCATGGTGCTAGTTGGAAAATCATACGCTGTCTGAACCAAACTCCAGTTATATCATAGCTATATTTCATTCTCCATGTGCTGTGGTAGTAATATACCCCTATTTCACCTAAGATCTCTTCGCCCGACGACATGGATCTATTTAGCaatccaacttccggaactgaagTCTCAGCAATGCACACAGCTCAGCAGCACAACAAAATCCCCCAGTACGGAGATGACATGCAACCCAATCCTCTCTATGCAGATATGAGAGATCATATCATAATTAACCAAAACTCGCAGCACCTCCTCCCGTTTCTACACAGGCAGCAtttgattttttcttttttactgatTAGCACTCAAATGCTTGGTTGGGCAGATCTTATGCTGAGTGTCATCTATGCTTGCAACAAAGTTAAATTAAAATGATAAATGCAGAAGATGAATTTAGAACAACAATGTATTCGTCCTTGTTAcaatagagaaaaaaaaaacctccCCAAATCGTGCTTGCATTTTTCACTGCACACGACTTTCCCTATGTAGAAATAGCCTATTTATATTCGAAAGAGGAAGTTctactatttttttgttttttatttaacTCATTCTCACGGCATCCTTTTGGTTTCCTTGAGGTGAAAGTTAACGATGTTCAGCAAAATTTCCTATTACTGAAATGATGAATAATGTCACACTTTCGTCGTGTCCACTGCGCAACACCAGGAGAAGGAAAGGGGCAACACCAACATACATACCAGCAGAATGAGCAGCGGCGCGTCGGGCGGCAGCGCGCGGTCGTCGGCGGAGACCCAGTCGAGGGTGACGGCGCCGTCGTCGGGGGCGCGGAGGCACTCGCGCCTGAAGGTGACGGCGGGGAGCGAGCGCGTGAAGGCGGCGAAGATGGTCTCGACGTGGCGGTTGGACGCGAGCACGGGGTAGGCGCGGTAGGGGCGGCGGAGGCTGTCGAAGCCGGCGAGGAGGCCGCTCCGCGCGCCGGCGATCTCGAGGGTCGAGTGCGGGAGCAGAGGCCGCTGCTCCCCGGCGGGGTCGGGGTTCTGGGAGGAAGCGACGGAGGACATGGTGGTGGCTGGGGCTGGGAGGAGCAGGTAGCGGAGGCGACGAGGGGCGAAGCGGCTGGCGGGGCCGGCGAATGGGGATGGCGTTTGTAGCGCGGCCATCGGTTTCGTGCTTGCTGGGTTTGGAATACGCATCTCGCTCCTTTGGAGCCCAGCAGCCAGTAGGAAATTGTGGTTGGATCGTTGGCACGTCGCTGCCGTGGGGAAAAAGGACGACCAAGAAATGTACATTGTTCATTGAAACCTTGGCCGGGCAGTGTTTTGACGGTGACTGCACTGCAGTTCATCAAAAAGTAAAAATGTTTGACTACACCACTACTATGCTAGACCAGAATGATCAATTTGTTCTTCGGTTTCTACGGAAAATGCCTTGATGTTATAGAAGGCAAAAAAGTTTATGTACAAAATGTTGCCTTAGATGCGAACAAACAGGGCAGCCGAAATTCGAAAAGAAAAACTACAGGCTAATTCCTCACGTCGTTTGATGGCACCATGAACATCAAGCTCAGGACGTTACCACTAATCATCCCGAAGAGAAGCCATCAACGAACCAAACAAGAACGTCCTTGGTTGTCTCCCCTCCCTCGTCTTCAGTGGAGATGGTGTTTCTTTGAAACCACCCCGTCAAGCCTCCTCTCCCGCCGGTGAATCCGGATTTCCTCGCCCTCCGACGGTCGCTCTGGCAACGGGGGGACGGGGAAATCCCGACTCTCGACATGTATATAGCGTAGGTCCTCGCAGGGTCCCAGCTGGTTGCGTCATGGAGGCGAAGGCGCTGCTGGTTTGGGTTTTGCCGTTGATGGGAGTCCCCTTCGGTTTCGGCGCTCCGTGGAGTTTCGGCGCGGCTCGGTCGACTTCCTAGGGCTCGGGGATCTACGGATCTTGTGAGTTCTTTGTGCCCCGCCTAGATCTATGTAGGCGGCGGCTCTGGAGCTTGAAGTTGAAGATGGTGTTGGCGAACTTCGCGATGGATCTGGAGGCTCAGGGTGTAGGCCCCTCGGAGCCGTTGTCCGGTGACTTCCTGCCTGCCATGGGGCTGGCTCCGGTTTACCAAGGTTTGACGAAAGCTCGGTCTGTGCTCCGGCGAGAAGAAAGATTATTTCTAATGTATCTACCTGTATGGACGAAGTTTAATATAACTGTCTTTTGCCTGCAATAAAAAAGAAGAATCGCAAGACGCAAAAGATTTCCTTGGAAGTTATAACACCTTCACGAAGGTGAATAACACACCCACATGTGCCATGATCGCCGAGATTTTGCCCGAAATCAATCCCATCACACCACCAGGAGACATTAGCAATATAAACCATAAAAAATAAAGAGACGGGCTAGGAGAAGGAaatgggtggccgaaagaaagaatttTGAGGACGAAGATTAAAAACATTGTTCGGTATAGTATTAGTTGATTTAACATAGCATCATCAGTATTATATATCTATTGGTTATTCCGTAGCTTGTTAGCAGATGTATATTATAGCTAGACTCTAATTCACGTTACGAAACATTTTGCTCTCTCTTAAGAAGAACGCGGCGATCTAGGGTTCTGCCCTATCCGCCACCGTCTTCTGTCCCATCCTCGTCGTCTTCGACCGGGAATTGACGTGTCCCAACCTCCTATGTTTGCTACTCCGAAGGCGGGAAGGGGTGGGGACCTCGGACTTGCGCTTGATGTTGTAGTAAGGTCGCTGAAATTAGAGTTTGGTTAATCGACATCGACGTTATGGTGGGTATGGCAACGTTCTGTCGGACTAGAATATGGTATACCCACCTCCTCGTGCACCTGGTATGCAATGATATCATCCGTGGCGGTTGAGGGGGGCGAGGAATCATCTGGTTTGCTCCTCCCATGGAGTGGTGGTTCTCGTTTGGTCTAAGTGTGTTATAGTTTTGGTGTCAAAAGATTTAGATCATTTCAATGGCTCAGTGATGACCACTTGGGATCTATAGATGACGGTAGtggttgttagagcatctccagtcgcgtcccccaaaccgtcccccaaagcgatttggggcgcgccggacaaaaaaacgttcccagccgcgcgccccaaaggccctttttgtccggcgcggcccgatacggtgtccggcgtcccgagcccgtccccgtcccacggggacgcatcgggcacgccggacacaacgaaatgagaggcgaggaggcgcgggcccgacccgtcagccggctcggacgctcaaccgccacatacgtagcgacggtgcggttgccgggaagcggaaccgtcgcattggcaaccgcgtcgacgacgcgccaaccccgccggaatggagcgccgactcctcggaagagcaaccgctgctctcttcgacttcgcgccgccgttcatccgcgctcaataagacccgtacgtacgccgtacgcacgccaccattcatccaagcctccatccgacacctccggccgacgatgagctacatctcccggcctcccgtccgacacctccggcgagcggaagccTGTCGGGCTgacgccattggtgggagagagccaggacgccgagcagcggcgacgattccccgccgccagttgacaacgaggaggaatggctgggctgggaggaggacgcggaggaagaagagagcgaggacgcggcggcggcggtggcccgtgcgaaggcgaaggcggccaaggccaaggcaaaggcaaaggcgcagccgacgagcaccgccgacgaggaggaggactccgacgcgtcgggcgccgacaccgcctcttcggaagaggtgacgagcaggaagcgccaccgcgatgacgacgacgaggcggggccatcagcgaaaaagaagaagtagatagtttatatgtattttattatatttttccgaagttttatatataatttgtttatgttcaaccgatttgaatattagtaaatagtttttttctagcaaaaaagtacttttaatgtctgggggcggtgtttgggggacgcggctggggagtgacgtcccccaaaggcggcacgaacaaaacacgtcccccaaacgctcgatccggcgcgctttgggggacggtttgggggacgcggctggagatgctcttaggtgctCAAAATACCTCCATAAATTTCTATTATGTTTGGGATGATTTGTACTATACGTGAACTTCTATTATAGATATGGATCCTCCTCGTAGAAAAGAAAAAAGTGTGCACGAGTAGACTGTGAATTGATTGCTGAGTTGTGATTACAGTTGCAACTGTTTCACTCCATATTGTGCAGCGTGCTACAAATTTGAGTGTCTTTTGTAAACCATTCAGCTGCACTCAGCTGGGTGACAAGAAGGTAGGTGTAGATCTGCTCAATACTCCACATAAAATTACTAAATCCATTGCTTCCAAGATTATGCTCTCAAATTCGATGGTCGCTCATCGTTTGTGTGGACCTGAGCAGCTCGCTGCGCTGCACCGTCCGACGGGGCAAATATCTAGTCTGGCCCAAACTTCTGACAAACAATACTATCCTGCTCCCACTGACAACGAAGAACTCGCCCCCACCAATCCCGTTAACTCCTCCTGTCCGCGGCACGGATAATCCAGAAACGTCACGGCCTCTCACTGACAACGGCCCTCATAAACGCGGTCTCGTGATGGGCCCCATGTGTCAGTGATTGGGGTAAGAAAAGCTCTCGGTGACCGTATGTTCCAGCACGACGTAGAAATAACAACCCGGCGTGACGGCGAGATACGAATCTAACGGCGGGAGTAGCCCCTTCGTTGGTGGAGAGTTCCTTCCCTCCTTCCTTCGCCTTGTCGCCTCGTCTCGGCCTCTGCCTTCCTCTGTTCCTCATCTCCTCCGCCCCCCTTCCACCGGATTCCTCCACGCGCGCGCGCAGCATCAGAGCTCCCCTCCCCGCTGCTCACTTATCCTTCCCCTCGCCAATCTAGGGTTCGGGGCTCCCCTCCCGctcccatggccgccgccgccgccgccgaaaccCTCGTCTCGCTCCCCATCGCCTCCCCTTCCCGCTCCCTCCTCCGGCCCCTCCGCCGTCAACTCGCCGCCGCCTCATCCATCCGCctatccgccgcgccgccgcggggccTGGGGTTCGCCCTCACCCCACGCCGCGCCCGCTGCCCGCCGGCGGCGCGCGCCAACGTGgagcgcgacggcgacggcgcgtcGGGGCCAGGAGACGCCTCCTCCACCGGCGAAACCGACCGGGACCCAGCCGCGGAGCAAGCCGGCGACAccgccaccaccagcaccacgGGCGCGTCCCCACCGTccccaccctcctcctcctccaagagGGAGCAGAACAAGTGGCGCCGGAAGGCGCTCaagggcggccgcggcggcggggtCGGGCGCTGGCTCTGGGAGCCCATAGTGCAGGGCCGCGAGATGGGGTTCCTGCTGCTGCAGCTCGGCTTCGCCATCTTCGCGCTGCGCATGCTGCGGCCCGAGATCACGCTGCCCGGCTCCGAGCCACGGCCCCAGACCACCTACGTCAGCGTGCCCTACAGCGACTTCCTCGCCAGCGTCGACAAGGACCAGGTCAGGAAGGTCGAGGTCGACGGGGTGCACGTCATGTTCAGGCTCCGGCCCGAGGTCGAGGCCAGCGTCGTGCCCACGCAGACGCCAACGCCAACGGACGCCATCTCCGACACTGCCCTCGCTCCCAGGAGGATCGTCTTCACCACCACGCGGCCCGTGGACATCAAGACACCCTACGAGAAGATGCTGGAGAACAGCGTCGAGTTTGGCTCGCCCGATAGGAGGTCAGGCGGGATCCTCAACTCCGCATTGGTAAACACGATTTCACCTCAACTTATCTATCTGTTATGCACGCTTGTGACCAAAATGCATTGGAACCTCTTA includes:
- the LOC124692465 gene encoding embryogenesis-associated protein EMB8-like → MAALQTPSPFAGPASRFAPRRLRYLLLPAPATTMSSVASSQNPDPAGEQRPLLPHSTLEIAGARSGLLAGFDSLRRPYRAYPVLASNRHVETIFAAFTRSLPAVTFRRECLRAPDDGAVTLDWVSADDRALPPDAPLLILLPGLTGGSQDTYVRHMLLRARSKGWRVVVFNSRGCAGSPVTTAKFYSASFTGDLRQVVNHVLARYPECDIYAAGWSLGANILVRYLGEETDKCSLSGAVSMCNPFDLVIADEDFHKGFNNIYDRALANSLRTIFKKHALLFEGLDGEYNIPKAANAKTVRDFDEGLTRVSFGFKSVDDYYSNSSSSDSIKNVSIPLLCIQAANDPIAPSRGIPREDIKANPNCLLIVTPQGGHLGWVAGNEAPFGCPWTDPIVMEFLEHIQNEKSSTTKNSNQYEQQSVPQTSGPHVSVHVQR